Proteins from one Telopea speciosissima isolate NSW1024214 ecotype Mountain lineage chromosome 1, Tspe_v1, whole genome shotgun sequence genomic window:
- the LOC122643764 gene encoding two-component response regulator-like APRR2 isoform X2, producing the protein MVCTADDLLGWKDFPKGLRVLLLDEDSDSATGIKSRLEKMDYIVFTFCNENEALTAILNGIECFHVAIVEVSTSNSNGSFRFLESAKDLPTIMTSNIHCLSTMMKCIALGAAEFLQKPLSEDKLKNIWQHVVHKAFNAGGTGVSKSLKPTKDTIISRLQLQAETMNPKNENLLEAEGEVQPHKHDHDQSADSDRFPAPSTPQLKRGGRLLDDGDCQDQPNCSMEKDPGDQESDLKSVDITCSNLAEETTSKVDPVPMAQVAGIKEEDDSPDGSQNESNISSLRNDEDRVADSRVKNGSPKKKSIPPFCGHRVDKKKTKVDWTPELHKQFVQAVEKLGVDQAIPSRILDLMKVEGLTRHNVASHLQKYRMHRRHIVPKEDDWRWHHSTDTLQRVYAQKPVMAFPPYHSNYGLSANQIYPVWGHPPSIQMRGGHPGFPSWRLPQSWPWKTYPGMYADAWGCPVMPTPQVPSCSPSPQYPPGFHSSDTGQELGKLQRVLFELNPAEEEVIDRVVKEAISKPWLPLPLGLKPPSTESVLSELHGQGISTIPLRPHSNQSQKVSYVSIFSEELQKQHKRGISLLLFSI; encoded by the exons ATGGTTTGCACAGCTGATGATCTACTGGGCTGGAAGGATTTTCCTAAAGGACTCAGGGTTCTTCTACTTGATGAAGACAGTGACTCAGCTACTGGGATAAAATCCAGACTTGAAAAAATGGACTATATTG TTTTCACATTCTGCAACGAGAATGAAGCATTGACAGCAATTTTAAATGGAATTGAGTGCTTCCATGTTGCCATAGTTGAG GTCAGCACAAGCAATAGCAATGGGAGTTTCAGGTTTCTTGAGAGTGCCAAGGACCTACCCACCATCA TGACATCAAATATCCATTGCTTAAGTACCATGATGAAGTGCATTGCA CTTGGTGCAGCAGAGTTCCTTCAGAAACCACTATCTGAAGACAAATTGAAGAACATTTGGCAGCATGTGGTTCATAAG GCCTTCAATGCAGGGGGAACCGGTGTCTCCAAATCACTGAAGCCCACCAAAGATACCATAATTTCCAGGCTTCAGCTCCAAGCGGAAACCATGAACCCAAAGAATGAAAACTTGTTGGAAGCAGAAGGTGAAGTCCAGCCCCACAAGCATGATCATGACCAGTCAGCAGATAGTGATAGGTTCCCAGCACCTTCAACCCCACAATTAAAACGAGGGGGAAGATTGTTGGATGATGGTGACTGTCAAGACCAACCTAACTGTTCAATGGAGAAAGATCCTGGGGATCAAGAATCGGATTTGAAATCTGTTGACATTACTTGCAGCAACCTAGCTGAGGAAACTACTAGTAAAGTGGATCCAGTACCAATGGCCCAAGTTGCTGGGATAAAAGAGGAGGATGACTCACCTGATGGTTCTCAAAATGAAAGCAATATATCTTCTCTTCGAAATGATGAAGATAGGGTAGCGGATTCTAGAGTGAAAAATGGAAGCCCAAAGAAGAAATCTATTCCTCCTTTCTGTGGGCACAGAGTagacaagaagaagacaaag GTCGATTGGACGCCTGAACTGCACAAACAATTTGTGCAGGCAGTTGAGAAACTGGGGGTCGACCAGGCCATCCCTTCTCGAATTCTAGACTTGATGAAGGTCGAGGGTTTGACAAGACATAATGTGGCAAGTCACCTCCAG AAGTATCGAATGCATCGAAGACACATTGTGCCAAAGgaagatgattggagatggCATCATTCAACGGATACCTTGCAGAGAGTTTATGCACAAAAACCTGTCATGGCCTTCCCTCCATACCATTCTAATTATGGTTTGTCTGCCAACCAAATTTATCCTGTATGGGGTCATCCTCCTAGCATCCAAATGCGTGGTGGTCATCCAGGCTTCCCCTCATGGCGGCTTCCACAGAGCTGGCCTTGGAAGACTTATCCTGGG ATGTATGCTGATGCATGGGGATGCCCTGTGATGCCCACACCACAAGTTCCATCATGCTCCCCCTCTCCACAA TATCCCCCAGGATTTCACAGTTCAGACACAGGTCAAGAACTAGGCAAGTTGCAGAGAGTCCTCTTTGAGCTGAATCCG GCAGAGGAGGAGGTGATTGACAGGGTGGTGAAAGAGGCAATAAGCAAACCGTGGCTGCCGCTTCCATTGGGACTGAAGCCACCCTCCACCGAAAGTGTACTTTCTGAGCTCCACGGGCAAGGCATCTCCACCATCCCTCTCAGACCCCACA GCAACCAAAGCCAAAAGGTTTCATACGTTTCTATCTTCTCTGAAGAACTTCAGAAGCAGCACAAG AGAGGAATATCTCTGCTCTTATTTAGCAtctga
- the LOC122643764 gene encoding two-component response regulator-like APRR2 isoform X3, translating into MVCTADDLLGWKDFPKGLRVLLLDEDSDSATGIKSRLEKMDYIVFTFCNENEALTAILNGIECFHVAIVEVQVSTSNSNGSFRFLESAKDLPTIMTSNIHCLSTMMKCIALGAAEFLQKPLSEDKLKNIWQHVVHKAFNAGGTGVSKSLKPTKDTIISRLQLQAETMNPKNENLLEAEGEVQPHKHDHDQSADSDRFPAPSTPQLKRGGRLLDDGDCQDQPNCSMEKDPGDQESDLKSVDITCSNLAEETTSKVDPVPMAQVAGIKEEDDSPDGSQNESNISSLRNDEDRVADSRVKNGSPKKKSIPPFCGHRVDKKKTKKYRMHRRHIVPKEDDWRWHHSTDTLQRVYAQKPVMAFPPYHSNYGLSANQIYPVWGHPPSIQMRGGHPGFPSWRLPQSWPWKTYPGMYADAWGCPVMPTPQVPSCSPSPQYPPGFHSSDTGQELGKLQRVLFELNPAEEEVIDRVVKEAISKPWLPLPLGLKPPSTESVLSELHGQGISTIPLRPHSNQSQKVSYVSIFSEELQKQHKRGISLLLFSI; encoded by the exons ATGGTTTGCACAGCTGATGATCTACTGGGCTGGAAGGATTTTCCTAAAGGACTCAGGGTTCTTCTACTTGATGAAGACAGTGACTCAGCTACTGGGATAAAATCCAGACTTGAAAAAATGGACTATATTG TTTTCACATTCTGCAACGAGAATGAAGCATTGACAGCAATTTTAAATGGAATTGAGTGCTTCCATGTTGCCATAGTTGAG GTACAGGTCAGCACAAGCAATAGCAATGGGAGTTTCAGGTTTCTTGAGAGTGCCAAGGACCTACCCACCATCA TGACATCAAATATCCATTGCTTAAGTACCATGATGAAGTGCATTGCA CTTGGTGCAGCAGAGTTCCTTCAGAAACCACTATCTGAAGACAAATTGAAGAACATTTGGCAGCATGTGGTTCATAAG GCCTTCAATGCAGGGGGAACCGGTGTCTCCAAATCACTGAAGCCCACCAAAGATACCATAATTTCCAGGCTTCAGCTCCAAGCGGAAACCATGAACCCAAAGAATGAAAACTTGTTGGAAGCAGAAGGTGAAGTCCAGCCCCACAAGCATGATCATGACCAGTCAGCAGATAGTGATAGGTTCCCAGCACCTTCAACCCCACAATTAAAACGAGGGGGAAGATTGTTGGATGATGGTGACTGTCAAGACCAACCTAACTGTTCAATGGAGAAAGATCCTGGGGATCAAGAATCGGATTTGAAATCTGTTGACATTACTTGCAGCAACCTAGCTGAGGAAACTACTAGTAAAGTGGATCCAGTACCAATGGCCCAAGTTGCTGGGATAAAAGAGGAGGATGACTCACCTGATGGTTCTCAAAATGAAAGCAATATATCTTCTCTTCGAAATGATGAAGATAGGGTAGCGGATTCTAGAGTGAAAAATGGAAGCCCAAAGAAGAAATCTATTCCTCCTTTCTGTGGGCACAGAGTagacaagaagaagacaaag AAGTATCGAATGCATCGAAGACACATTGTGCCAAAGgaagatgattggagatggCATCATTCAACGGATACCTTGCAGAGAGTTTATGCACAAAAACCTGTCATGGCCTTCCCTCCATACCATTCTAATTATGGTTTGTCTGCCAACCAAATTTATCCTGTATGGGGTCATCCTCCTAGCATCCAAATGCGTGGTGGTCATCCAGGCTTCCCCTCATGGCGGCTTCCACAGAGCTGGCCTTGGAAGACTTATCCTGGG ATGTATGCTGATGCATGGGGATGCCCTGTGATGCCCACACCACAAGTTCCATCATGCTCCCCCTCTCCACAA TATCCCCCAGGATTTCACAGTTCAGACACAGGTCAAGAACTAGGCAAGTTGCAGAGAGTCCTCTTTGAGCTGAATCCG GCAGAGGAGGAGGTGATTGACAGGGTGGTGAAAGAGGCAATAAGCAAACCGTGGCTGCCGCTTCCATTGGGACTGAAGCCACCCTCCACCGAAAGTGTACTTTCTGAGCTCCACGGGCAAGGCATCTCCACCATCCCTCTCAGACCCCACA GCAACCAAAGCCAAAAGGTTTCATACGTTTCTATCTTCTCTGAAGAACTTCAGAAGCAGCACAAG AGAGGAATATCTCTGCTCTTATTTAGCAtctga
- the LOC122643764 gene encoding two-component response regulator-like APRR2 isoform X1, whose product MVCTADDLLGWKDFPKGLRVLLLDEDSDSATGIKSRLEKMDYIVFTFCNENEALTAILNGIECFHVAIVEVQVSTSNSNGSFRFLESAKDLPTIMTSNIHCLSTMMKCIALGAAEFLQKPLSEDKLKNIWQHVVHKAFNAGGTGVSKSLKPTKDTIISRLQLQAETMNPKNENLLEAEGEVQPHKHDHDQSADSDRFPAPSTPQLKRGGRLLDDGDCQDQPNCSMEKDPGDQESDLKSVDITCSNLAEETTSKVDPVPMAQVAGIKEEDDSPDGSQNESNISSLRNDEDRVADSRVKNGSPKKKSIPPFCGHRVDKKKTKVDWTPELHKQFVQAVEKLGVDQAIPSRILDLMKVEGLTRHNVASHLQKYRMHRRHIVPKEDDWRWHHSTDTLQRVYAQKPVMAFPPYHSNYGLSANQIYPVWGHPPSIQMRGGHPGFPSWRLPQSWPWKTYPGMYADAWGCPVMPTPQVPSCSPSPQYPPGFHSSDTGQELGKLQRVLFELNPAEEEVIDRVVKEAISKPWLPLPLGLKPPSTESVLSELHGQGISTIPLRPHSNQSQKVSYVSIFSEELQKQHKRGISLLLFSI is encoded by the exons ATGGTTTGCACAGCTGATGATCTACTGGGCTGGAAGGATTTTCCTAAAGGACTCAGGGTTCTTCTACTTGATGAAGACAGTGACTCAGCTACTGGGATAAAATCCAGACTTGAAAAAATGGACTATATTG TTTTCACATTCTGCAACGAGAATGAAGCATTGACAGCAATTTTAAATGGAATTGAGTGCTTCCATGTTGCCATAGTTGAG GTACAGGTCAGCACAAGCAATAGCAATGGGAGTTTCAGGTTTCTTGAGAGTGCCAAGGACCTACCCACCATCA TGACATCAAATATCCATTGCTTAAGTACCATGATGAAGTGCATTGCA CTTGGTGCAGCAGAGTTCCTTCAGAAACCACTATCTGAAGACAAATTGAAGAACATTTGGCAGCATGTGGTTCATAAG GCCTTCAATGCAGGGGGAACCGGTGTCTCCAAATCACTGAAGCCCACCAAAGATACCATAATTTCCAGGCTTCAGCTCCAAGCGGAAACCATGAACCCAAAGAATGAAAACTTGTTGGAAGCAGAAGGTGAAGTCCAGCCCCACAAGCATGATCATGACCAGTCAGCAGATAGTGATAGGTTCCCAGCACCTTCAACCCCACAATTAAAACGAGGGGGAAGATTGTTGGATGATGGTGACTGTCAAGACCAACCTAACTGTTCAATGGAGAAAGATCCTGGGGATCAAGAATCGGATTTGAAATCTGTTGACATTACTTGCAGCAACCTAGCTGAGGAAACTACTAGTAAAGTGGATCCAGTACCAATGGCCCAAGTTGCTGGGATAAAAGAGGAGGATGACTCACCTGATGGTTCTCAAAATGAAAGCAATATATCTTCTCTTCGAAATGATGAAGATAGGGTAGCGGATTCTAGAGTGAAAAATGGAAGCCCAAAGAAGAAATCTATTCCTCCTTTCTGTGGGCACAGAGTagacaagaagaagacaaag GTCGATTGGACGCCTGAACTGCACAAACAATTTGTGCAGGCAGTTGAGAAACTGGGGGTCGACCAGGCCATCCCTTCTCGAATTCTAGACTTGATGAAGGTCGAGGGTTTGACAAGACATAATGTGGCAAGTCACCTCCAG AAGTATCGAATGCATCGAAGACACATTGTGCCAAAGgaagatgattggagatggCATCATTCAACGGATACCTTGCAGAGAGTTTATGCACAAAAACCTGTCATGGCCTTCCCTCCATACCATTCTAATTATGGTTTGTCTGCCAACCAAATTTATCCTGTATGGGGTCATCCTCCTAGCATCCAAATGCGTGGTGGTCATCCAGGCTTCCCCTCATGGCGGCTTCCACAGAGCTGGCCTTGGAAGACTTATCCTGGG ATGTATGCTGATGCATGGGGATGCCCTGTGATGCCCACACCACAAGTTCCATCATGCTCCCCCTCTCCACAA TATCCCCCAGGATTTCACAGTTCAGACACAGGTCAAGAACTAGGCAAGTTGCAGAGAGTCCTCTTTGAGCTGAATCCG GCAGAGGAGGAGGTGATTGACAGGGTGGTGAAAGAGGCAATAAGCAAACCGTGGCTGCCGCTTCCATTGGGACTGAAGCCACCCTCCACCGAAAGTGTACTTTCTGAGCTCCACGGGCAAGGCATCTCCACCATCCCTCTCAGACCCCACA GCAACCAAAGCCAAAAGGTTTCATACGTTTCTATCTTCTCTGAAGAACTTCAGAAGCAGCACAAG AGAGGAATATCTCTGCTCTTATTTAGCAtctga